A single Anopheles arabiensis isolate DONGOLA chromosome 2, AaraD3, whole genome shotgun sequence DNA region contains:
- the LOC120905197 gene encoding uncharacterized protein LOC120905197 → MERPLRRYVKAHGYAIAISALFFGCIFVASILNEDQLSRSASEYAFFRSRPLEQLIFSIAWIAAGLIFLLGLICERKEAIFPFATIFLVEWSLVLVQLVSKLEHRDLVEVVLSAEAAVFLLVPLYVGYTLVILYRAFDSQYKDEAVEDIEQARRPVKFFFGEDPDDTYS, encoded by the exons TCTCTGCCCTATTTTTCGGCTGCATCTTTGTCGCCAGTATTCTCAACGAAGATCAGCTGAGCCGTTCAGCAAGCGAAT ACGCTTTCTTTCGCTCGAGGCCGCTCGAGCAGCTCATCTTCTCGATTGCGTGGATCGCGGCAGGGCTGATCTTCCTGCTCGGGCTGATCTGCGAACGGAAGGAGGCCATCTTTCCATTTGCCACCATCTTTCTGGTCGAATGGAgcctggtgctggtgcagctGGTCAGCAAGCTCGAGCATCGCGACCTGGTTGAGGTGGTCCTGTCGGCCGAGGCAGCCGTGTTTCTAC TGGTGCCGTTGTACGTGGGATACACGCTGGTCATACTGTACCGGGCGTTCGACAGCCAGTACAAGGACGAGGCGGTGGAGGACATCGAGCAGGCACGCAGGCCGGTGAAGTTCTTTTTCGGCGAAGATCCGGACGACACTTacagctag
- the LOC120905180 gene encoding uncharacterized protein LOC120905180 — protein MDPKFVYFIKLNSYIVVSMIVIHVRDVVQRQSGHQYPLAEWLEVRNYPLVEDVFNRYWKFAEFTHLLGVLLEIDHFLIPIGFIFGLEVLTVAAGDVIWNDIGENYKFLLALIIWFVYFYYIMYILRKLFRARNCNVSGSESPANAIRRIMKELTQNSKDRTASRDPESDAGNPLVKV, from the exons ATGGACCCCAAATTTGTGTATTTTATCAAGTTAAACAGCTACATTGTAGTAAGCATGATAGTGATACACGTACGGGACGTTGTGCAGAGGCAGAGTGGCCACCAGTACCCTTTAGCCGAAT GGCTCGAAGTGCGCAATTATCCGCTCGTAGAGGATGTGTTTAACAGATATTGGAAGTTTGCCGAATTTACTCATCTGTTGGGTGTCCTGTTG GAAATTGACCATTTTCTTATCCCGATCGGGTTTATATTTGGCCTGGAAGTGctcactgttgctgctggagaCGTGATCTGGAACGATATAGGGGAGAATTATAAATTCCTCCTAGCTCTAATCATTTGGTTCG TGTACTTCTACTACATTATGTACATCCTAAGGAAGTTGTTCCGAGCAAGGAATTGCAACGTTTCCGGGTCAGAATCACCTGCAAACGCCATCAGACGCATTATGAAGGAGTTAACTCAAAACTCGAAAGATCGTACCGCTTCCCGGGATCCGGAATCAGATGCTGGCAACCCATTGGTCAAGGTGTAA
- the LOC120905169 gene encoding uncharacterized protein LOC120905169, translating into MPESMIMNRIFRYFMKFHGYFIAICTIFFTSVIIVSSFMGRDMHDEPLFVEEEYEPVLKFPVLIQLESVLWLTASVMLLAGLYKESKIYITPFLALFIADGVVVIVQETINLCTGRISELGTIDTRQLVVMILANVYVLVSLIVLYRMFGKEPLPATQNNFVRFDNEQDVETGHGMGPVTAPPPAGPANVNGSLNSPSFAGNGVTAQHAT; encoded by the exons ATGCCGGAATCAATGATCATGAACCGAATCTTTCGGTACTTCATGAAGTTTCACGGATACTTCATCGCGATCTGCACGATCTTCTTCACCTCCGTCATCATCGTGAGCTCGTTCATGGGCCGGGACATGCACGACGAACCCCTGTTCGTGGAGGAAGAGT ACGAGCCGGTGCTAAAGTTTCCCGTGCTCATTCAACTGGAATCGGTCCTGTGGCTGACGGCATCCGTAATGCTGCTGGCCGGACTGTACAAG GAAAGCAAGATTTACATCACCCCCTTCCTGGCGCTCTTCATCGCGGACGGTGTGGTGGTGATCGTGCAGGAAACGATCAACCTCTGCACCGGGCGCATTTCCGAGCTGGGCACGATCGACACGCGCCAGCTGGTGGTAATGATAC TGGCAAACGTGTACGTACTCGTTAGCCTGATCGTGCTCTACCGGATGTTTGGCAAGGAGCCACTGCCAGCGACGCAGAACAACTTCGTGCGCTTCGACAACGAGCAGGACGTGGAGACGGGCCACGGGATGGGACCGGTCACGGCGCCACCACCTGCCGGTCCGGCCAATGTCAACGGTTCGTTGAACTCGCCCAGTTTCGCCGGGAACGGTGTCACGGCACAGCACGCGACCTAA